A window of the Erpetoichthys calabaricus chromosome 10, fErpCal1.3, whole genome shotgun sequence genome harbors these coding sequences:
- the pkig gene encoding cAMP-dependent protein kinase inhibitor gamma isoform X2 has protein sequence MEVEPAYLDFITCDRTGRRNAVTDIEGESSTLATSDLTKDLAQMDLKTQGEQVPDSSTGSHLENPAGSNPS, from the exons ATGGAGGTGGAGCCTGCGTACTTAGACTTCATTACCTGCGATCGGACTGGTCGCCGGAACGCCGTGACTGACATCGAAGGAGAGTCCTCCACGTTGGCGACGAGCGACCTTACCAAAGACCTTGCCCAGATGGATTTAAAAACGCAAG GTGAACAAGTTCCTGATAGCAGTACTGGCAGTCATCTGGAGAATCCAGCGGGGAGCAACCCCTCTTAA
- the pkig gene encoding cAMP-dependent protein kinase inhibitor gamma isoform X1, with translation MVLAVGYEVCWTEQTMEVEPAYLDFITCDRTGRRNAVTDIEGESSTLATSDLTKDLAQMDLKTQGEQVPDSSTGSHLENPAGSNPS, from the exons GGGTTATGAAGTCTGCTGGACCGAACAGACGATGGAGGTGGAGCCTGCGTACTTAGACTTCATTACCTGCGATCGGACTGGTCGCCGGAACGCCGTGACTGACATCGAAGGAGAGTCCTCCACGTTGGCGACGAGCGACCTTACCAAAGACCTTGCCCAGATGGATTTAAAAACGCAAG GTGAACAAGTTCCTGATAGCAGTACTGGCAGTCATCTGGAGAATCCAGCGGGGAGCAACCCCTCTTAA